Proteins from a genomic interval of Euleptes europaea isolate rEulEur1 chromosome 16, rEulEur1.hap1, whole genome shotgun sequence:
- the PLGRKT gene encoding plasminogen receptor (KT) → MGFISSKSMNENIKNQQEFMVMNSRLQLERQLLMQNQMQERQVAMQIAWSREILKYLGAFFGLAAVGLTTGVIKKKKNPGLFLPMVPLSFILAYQYDMDYGSLLQRMKGEAENILDTVCTMLKMPKGPLTF, encoded by the coding sequence ATGGGATTCATCTCTTCAAAGTCAATGAATGAAAATATAAAGAATCAGCAGGAATTCATGGTCATGAACTCTAGACTCCAGCTGGAAAGGCAACTCCTGATGCAAAATCAGATGCAAGAGAGGCAGGTGGCTATGCAAATTGCTTGGTCAAGAGAAATCCTCAAGtatttgggggcattttttggactTGCAGCTGTGGGTCTTACAACTggggttattaaaaaaaaaaagaatcctggACTTTTCCTTCCAATGGTTCCTTTAAGCTTTATACTTGCCTACCAATATGATATGGATTATGGATCACTTCTACAAAGAATGAAAGGTGAAGCAGAGAACATACTTGACACAGTCTGCACTATGCTAAAAATGCCAAAAGGACCCCTCACTTTTTAA